Proteins from one Clupea harengus chromosome 17, Ch_v2.0.2, whole genome shotgun sequence genomic window:
- the LOC105905182 gene encoding bucky ball-like — protein MFSTDLEDMDLFPGHVYTGGRQPQMSVMEAQKPTLTESVTTCHRKHTCDTCGLRVPKRVITAEACISGAYCCDDQADSDEVAIAEGCKSCLRNCTKKLPTCRTTIKSTSVQHQAKPKSRRLYCRGKMDQQEPSESQAWDFPRHKCCEELAAMTERSHRHEPKEDHHRPCREKQWREGESLHQDCREIGGGKGLVKAPKVQPLPQRQVKRVQRRCLAKPQLSQNSKIPNPEDNDDEEEEDEGEEMKRL, from the exons ATGTTTTCCACTGACCTTGAGGACATGGATCTGTTTCCAGGTCATGTGTACACTGGGGGAAGGCAGCCACAAATGTCTGTGATGGAAGCGCAAAAACCAACACTGACTGAGAGTGTCACTACGTGCCACAGGAAGCATACATGCGACACATGTGGACTTAGGGTGCCTAAGAGGGTGATTACAGCAGAGGCATGCATCTCTGGAGCGTATTGCTGTGATGACCAGGCTGACTCCGATGAGGTGGCCATAGCTGAAGGCTGCAAGTCCTGTTTGAGGAATTGTACAAAGAAGCTCCCTACCTGTCGAACAACCATAAAGTCCACAAGTGTTCAACACCAAGCAAAACCCAAATCTAGGAGGCTGTATTGCAGAGGGAAAATGGATCAGCAAGAACCGTCAGAGAGTCAAGCATGGGACTTCCCTAGGCACAAGTGCTGTGAAGAATTGGCTGCTATGACCGAGAGGAGCCACAGGCATGAACCCAAGGAGGATCACCACAGACCATGCAGGG AGAAACAgtggagagaaggtgagagccTGCATCAGGACTGTCGAGAGATTGGCGGTGGAAAGGGTTTGGTTAAAGCCCCAAAAGTTCAACCTTTGCCACAGAGACAAG TGAAAAGGGTCCAAAGGAGATGTCTGGCTAAGCCACAACTGAGCCAGAACTCAAAAATCCCAAACCCTGAAgacaatgatgatgaagaggaggaggatgagggagaggaaatgaagagGCTTTAG
- the LOC105905183 gene encoding uncharacterized protein LOC105905183 yields MTDQAKNVIADLSSSVVACGDSQMVSKDDLNEDDHDLLPNSSNPQFKILHLGERDLQFGEVQHLETSVWSVESLMPYVPNTEWLIQNGLMTPKKSQEVPLSPVIEDPMSPTQTADFYSLQERQAIIGVEPDSHDSMTSLESLPTYLPSASWLADFGNVYLYHKFQPNVRQQLSIYGNLPLDEPSQDVKGGQPVSQSSGAPPSRRREESSGHKRRTGAPSDVSDHESQAMSSQGGGHLSPHQGHCVCNHSLTKRSAAPSSPTPSMKRHKLPHPQRDAAKSSSFPSCKCVPGRAKSPIKGSGSDVPGRLNEEDDTTEGETSENSIFSLTGSKRANGGQKRASESRKTHHLSRHSEKCPGAQRPKLREQNCSCDEPKSTHSFSGPRDGNGHNQHNAFGWRRGEVDSVMAGTERHRVAQKGCVQKYQAERTWRGPLTHDSAPTKGATNQKKPYSPSQGNHRTTRC; encoded by the exons ATGACTGATCAAGCTAAAAATGTTATCGCGGATTTGAGCTCCTCAGTGGTGGCTTGTGGAGACTCCCAAATGGTGTCTAAAGATGACCTGAACGAGGATGATCATGACCTTCTCCCCAACAGCAGTAACCCACAGTTCAAGATTCTACACCTTGGGGAACGTGATCTGCAGTTTGGGGAAGTGCAGCACCTGGAGACATCTGTGTGGTCGGTCGAGTCACTGATGCCGTATGTGCCCAACACTGAGTGGCTGATCCAGAACGGCCTAATGACCCCCAAGAAGTCCCAAGAAGTCCCCCTGAGTCCCGTGATCGAGGACCCCATGAGTCCAACCCAAACGGCTGATTTCTactccctgcaggagagacaggCTATCATAGGAGTTGAACCTGACTCTCATGACTCCATGACTTCCTTGGAGTCCTTGCCAACATATCTCCCTTCAGCTAGTTGGCTGGCAGACTTTGGGAACGTCTACCTCTACCACAAGTTTCAACCCAATGTTCGGCAACAGCTCAGCATTTACGGGAACCTCCCTCTAGATGAGCCTAGTCAAGATGTCAAAGGTGGGCAGCCTGTATCCCAGAGCTCAGGAGCTCCTCCTTCAAGACGCAGAGAGGAGAGTAGCGGGCACAAAAGGAGGACTGGAGCACCCAGTGATGTGTCTGACCATGAGAGTCAAGCCATGTCTTCCCAGGGGGGAGGCCATCTGTCCCCTCACCAGGGGCACTGCGTCTGTAACCACTCTTTAACCAAACGTAGTGCAGCTCCCTCAAGTCCCACTCCTAGTATGAAGCGCCACAAGCTTCCTCACCCCCAGCGAGACGCTGCCAAATCCTCATCCTTTCCAAGTTGCAAGTGTGTTCCTGGTCGGGCAAAATCCCCAATCAAAGGATCTGGCTCAGATGTACCTGGGCGCCTGAATGAGGAGGATGACACAACTGAGGGAGAGACCTCTGAAAATAGTATTTTTTCCCTCACAGGGTCAAAGAGGGCTAATGGTGGGCAAAAGAGGGCCTCCGAATCCAGGAAGACCCATCACCTCAGCCGGCACTCTGAGAAGTGCCCTGGGGCCCAGAGGCCCAAGCTCCGGGAGCAGAACTGCTCATGTGATGAGCCCAAAagcactcactctttctctgggCCAAGGGATGGCAATGGACATAATCAACATAATGCCTTTGGCTGGCGAAGGGGTGAGGTGGACTCGGTGATGGCCGGCACAGAGCGACACAGGGTGGCACAGAAGGGATGTGTGCAGAAATACCAGGCTG AGAGGACATGGAGAGGACCACTGACCCATGATTCAGCACCCACCAAGGGTGCGACCAATCAGAAGAAACCATATTCACCGTCACAAG GAAATCACAGAACCACACGTTGCTGA
- the LOC116224408 gene encoding cleavage and polyadenylation specificity factor subunit 6-like, whose translation MAATAPPAQAPRHPAPGPYGGPHAEDPHQRTRPFFYVQPAQPYVQPPQPYGQPPQPYGQPPQPYLPYQWQMPYNPYCGFPGMGYGMVVPPFPPSPYVDAPGYIMPHTQLHLVDYRRMMNPHMAPTVAYQARRFRYQHANTRVMISSEVQTEPTLGQGQMPIHSTANGVSNGPTSSESGIGRHYTSASTSTSTTTSTSLSSTEMKTPERLEPVVKAMSRQQPAAPLLTLQLHEPLSSKTTFCSRLRRYRSSTVGR comes from the exons ATGGCTGCTACAGCTCCACCTGCTCAAGCACCTCGACATCCTGCCCCTGGGCCGTATGGGGGACCTCATGCAGAGGATCCGCACCAACGCACTCGGCCTTTCTTCTACGTTCAACCTGCACAGCCTTACGTTCAACCTCCACAGCCTTACGGGCAACCTCCACAGCCTTACGGGCAACCTCCACAGCCTTACCTGCCTTATCAATGGCAGATGCCCTACAACCCCTACTGTGGGTTTCCTGGGATGG GTTATGGCATGGTGGTTCCCCcgtttcctccctctccatatGTCGATGCCCCGGGCTACATCATGCCTCACACCCAGTTACACCTGGTGGACTACAGACGCATGATGAACCCACATATGGCTCCAACCGTGGCATACCAGGCTCGCCGCTTCCGCTATCAACATGCCAACACACGGGTGATGATTAGCTCAGAAGTTCAAACCGAACCAACTCTTGGCCAAGGCCAGATGCCCATCCACAGCACCGCTAATGGTGTGTCAAATGGCCCAACTAGTTCGGAGTCTGGCATTGGCAGACACTACACCTCGGCCTCAACCTCAACCTCAACCACAACATCCACATCTTTGTCATCCACTGAGATGAAGACCCCTGAGCGCTTGGAGCCAGTGGTAAAGGCCATGTCACGGCAACAGCCAGCAGCACCTTTGTTGACTCTGCAACTCCACGAACCACTGTCATCCAAGACCACATTCTGTTCCAGACTGAGGAGGTACAGGTCAAGCACAGTGGGACGGTAG